One window of the Pelmatolapia mariae isolate MD_Pm_ZW linkage group LG15, Pm_UMD_F_2, whole genome shotgun sequence genome contains the following:
- the LOC134643074 gene encoding small ribosomal subunit protein eS12 produces MAEEGSPAGGVMDVNTALPEVLKTALIHDGLARGIREAAKALDKRQAHLCVLAANCDEPMYVKLVEALCAEHQINLIKVDDNKKLGEWVGLCKIDREGKPRKVVGCSCVVVKDYGKESQAKDVIEEYFKSKK; encoded by the exons ATGGCCGAGGAAGG CAGTCCTGCCGGAGGTGTGATGGATGTCAACACCGCTCTCCCTGAAGTGCTCAAGACCGCACTCATCCACGATGGCCTGGCCCGAGGTATCCGTGAGGCTGCCAAGGCTCTGGACAA ACGTCAAGCCCATCTCTGCGTGCTTGCTGCCAACTGCGATGAGCCCATGTACGTCAAGCTGGTGGAGGCCCTCTGTGCCGAGCATCAGATCAATCTCATCAAG GTTGATGACAACAAGAAGCTTGGTGAGTGGGTTGGTCTGTGCAAGATCGACCGTGAGGGTAAACCACGCAAGGTGGTTGGCTGCAGCTGCGTCGTTGTTAAG GATTATGGCAAGGAGTCCCAGGCCAAGGATGTGATTGAGGAATACTTCAAGTCCAAGAAATGA
- the LOC134643560 gene encoding deleted in malignant brain tumors 1 protein-like encodes MGKTGLLSFLQFTECENIRLVGPSRCSGRVEVFHKGSWGTVCHDQWSIANAEVVCRELSCGTAIEAKKDAFFGQGKDEIWLDDVQCTGHESSILQCQHKPFGVNNCGHNEDAGVVCSDSQPIRLVNGTNRCSGRVEIYYKGQWGTVCDDKWGMQDAAVACREMNCGNALSVKYKAYFGRGQDQVWLDEMECTGHEMLLGDCPHKDFEEHDCDHSEDAGLVCSGNTGSVLLVNGIDRCSGRVEILHDGQWGTVCDDEWDLRDAEVVCKAMDCGTPQRVKPGAFFGEGQGVVWLDDVNCLGNETSLVHCRRSSFGENNCGHGEDAGVICSAVIRLINGTDLCSGRVEVHYGEHWSQAFNVNWGMNEAAVVCREMNCGDPVKISESFGKGRDLRGYEIRCNGRESSLTQCTFRDHTRSITDGTEDASVVCSGNVRLTGGSTRCDGRVEIYDKGQWGTVCADSWDMNDATVVCRQLDCGKPHKLNEVGPGSLAVRLVNSTDECSGRVEVRHGEQWHAVCDTDWTLSKAGVVCELLECGRAVNAPGAAFFGQGTQVRLVDGSGECSGRVEVFYKGQWGTVCDDDWEMSDADVVCRQLDCGHAISAPLSAHFGRGSGPVWLDNVGCSGQESALTHCSHDGFGENNCGHDEDASVICLGGQQKPKITISPAPEVNWGDKVEITCTLVTERMVDLSQKGSYYCEYQKVLPSEVIYYPQGNPADLSVVGQ; translated from the exons atggggaagacaG GCCTGTTGAGTTTCCTGCAGTTTACAG AATGTGAGAATATTAGGCTGGTCGGACCTTCGCGTTGCTCTGGCAGAGTGGAGGTCTTCCACAAAGGCAGTTGGGGAACTGTCTGTCACGATCAGTGGAGCATTGCTAACGCTGAGGTGGTGTGTCGAGAGTTAAGCTGCGGGACAGCTATCGAGGCCAAAAAAGACGCCTTCTTTGGACAGGGAAAGGATGAGATCTGGTTGGATGACGTACAGTGTACTGGGCATGAGTCTTCCATCCTTCAGTGTCAGCACAAACCGTTTGGGGTAAATAACTGTGGCCACAATGAAGATGCAGGAGTGGTCTGTTCAG ACAGTCAACCCATTCGGCTGGTGAATGGGACTAATCGCTGCTCTGGTAGAGTGGAAATCTACTATAAAGGACAATGGGGAACAGTCTGTGATGACAAATGGGGGATGCAAGATGCAGCTGTAGCTTGTCGAGAGATGAACTGTGGGAATGCTCTCTCAGTCAAGTACAAGGCTTACTTTGGGAGAGGTCAGGATCAGGTTTGGTTGGATGAGATGGAGTGCACTGGTCATGAAATGTTACTCGGTGACTGCCCTCACAAAGATTTTGAAGAACATGACTGTGACCACAGTGAAGATGCTGGTCTTGTGTGCTCAGGTAACACAGgctctgttct GCTTGTGAACGGCATTGACCGATGCTCTGGCCGAGTGGAGATTCTGCATGACGGCCAGTGGGGAACAGTGTGTGATGATGAGTGGGACTTAAGAGATGCTGAGGTGGTGTGCAAGGCCATGGACTGTGGAACACCTCAGAGAGTTAAACCTGGTGCCTTCTTTGGTGAAGGCCAAGGAGTGGTCTGGCTGGATGATGTCAACTGTCTGGGTAATGAGACGTCACTTGTGCACTGCAGACGTTCCTCCTTTGGAGAAAATAACTGTGGTCATGGTGAAGATGCAGGAGTGATTTGTTCAG CTGTCATTCGACTAATCAATGGGACTGACCTGTGCTCAGGAAGAGTGGAGGTCCACTATGGGGAACACTGGTCACAAGCATTTAATGTTAACTGGGGAATGAATGAAGCTGCTGTGGTGTGCAGAGAGATGAACTGTGGAGATCCTGTCAAGATCTCAGAGTCATTTGGTAAAGGTCGAGATCTGAGAGGGTACGAGATTCGCTGTAACGGCAGAGAGAGTTCTCTCACGCAGTGCACGTTTAGAGACCATACCAGATCTATCACCGATGGTACTGAAGATGCCTCTGTGGTATGCTCAG GAAACGTGAGATTAACTGGTGGATCTACTCGTTGTGATGGAAGAGTAGAGATTTATGACAAAGGTCAGTGGGGGACTGTGTGCGCTGATTCCTGGGACATGAATGATGCAACAGTGGTGTGCAGACAGTTGGACTGTGGGAAACCTCACAAGCTTAATGAGGTTGGCCCTG GGAGCTTGGCAGTGCGGTTGGTTAACAGTACTGatgagtgctctgggagagtgGAGGTCCGTCACGGCGAGCAGTGGCACGCAGTATGTGACACAGACTGGACTCTAAGTAAAGCTGGAGTGGTGTGTGAGCTGCTGGAGTGTGGACGTGCCGTGAATGCTCCTGGCGCTGCTTTTTTTGGCCAAGGCA CACAAGTCCGGTTGGTGGATGGCTCAGGTGAATGCTCCGGCAGAGTGGAGGTCTTCTATAAAGGACAGTGGGGAACTGTGTGTGATGACGATTGGGAAATGAGCGATGCTGATGTGGTATGCAGACAGCTTGATTGCGGTCATGCCATTTCAGCACCTCTAAGTGCCCATTTTGGTAGAGGCTCTGGTCCAGTATGGCTGGATAATGTGGGATGCTCAGGCCAAGAGTCTGCTCTTACTCATTGTTCACACGATGGTTTTGGAGAAAATAACTGTGGGCACGATGAAGATGCCAGCGTTATCTGCTTAG GTGGTCAACAGAAGCCCAAAATCACAATAAGTCCTGCTCCAGAGGTGAACTGGGGTGACAAAGTTGAAATTACCTGCACGCTAGTAACAGAACGCATGG TGGACTTAAGCCAAAAGGGTTCATACTACTGTGAATATCAAAAGGTGTTGCCCAGTGAAGTCATCTACTATCCTCAAGGAAATCCTGCTGACCTTTCCGTTGTAGGTCAGTAA